A section of the Ranitomeya imitator isolate aRanImi1 chromosome 7, aRanImi1.pri, whole genome shotgun sequence genome encodes:
- the LOC138645725 gene encoding sesquipedalian-1-like produces MKLETSSRLACCSPEKEGYLLKKGGRHASYHRRWFMLCGNLLLYWERQGDPQPLGLILLEGSTVTLRSSKLEFAFCLCSVSRVYKMAAESQRELELWVRALLSANLGYTKALVGELRSQYMSLTQEPAKPSARSRIDQACDELQWGAEFGVLHQWLGEEVTRLRPNSLMDF; encoded by the coding sequence ATGAAGCTGGAGACCAGTTCCCGACTTGCTTGTTGCTCCCCAGAGAAAGAAGGCTACCTGCTGAAGAAAGGCGGCCGCCACGCATCCTACCACCGCCGCTGGTTCATGCTGTGTGGAAACTTGCTTCTGTACTGGGAACGGCAAGGAGACCCCCAGCCTCTGGGACTCATATTGCTGGAGGGGAGCACCGTCACTCTGAGAAGCTCCAAGCTGGAGTTCGCCTTCTGTCTCTGTTCTGTCTCTCGTGTTTACAAAATGGCAGCCGAAAGCCAACGAGAACTGGAGCTGTGGGTGCGGGCATTACTCAGTGCCAATCTGGGCTACACCAAGGCCCTTGTGGGTGAGCTGCGGAGTCAGTACATGAGCCTCACACAGGAACCTGCCAAACCCTCAGCAAGAAGCCGAATAGATCAGGCCTGTGACGAGCTGCAATGGGGCGCGGAGTTTGGAGTCTTGCACCAGTGGCTGGGAGAGGAGGTCACCCGTCTGCGGCCCAACAGCCTCATGGACTTCTGA